From Leptospira dzoumogneensis, one genomic window encodes:
- a CDS encoding MXAN_6521/LA_1396 family lipoprotein has translation MRSKLILLFLISTSFANCAVKQIRIAPNFESSLDRFKRLTVAIDSSSKVDKVEASLVKSMAEQELAHHKEFIVYPDPSSKNQNCKFPVGKSQGVLTLKLEETLKGSTPSFLVWLSPATFGPSSDGIKISIQAQIQKCDTKEILWEGNASSSYFMGGDEEATLRTSYENKFGKSVGPKVFPYYDILKSLLDKIASPVLNETEQDEKIEVESGA, from the coding sequence ATGAGATCCAAACTTATACTTCTATTTTTAATTTCTACTTCATTCGCCAATTGTGCGGTGAAACAAATTAGGATCGCACCTAATTTTGAATCTTCTCTGGACAGATTTAAAAGACTGACTGTAGCGATCGATTCCAGTTCGAAAGTGGACAAGGTTGAGGCAAGCTTGGTAAAATCCATGGCGGAACAAGAACTCGCCCATCATAAGGAATTTATCGTTTATCCGGACCCATCCAGTAAAAACCAAAACTGTAAATTCCCGGTCGGAAAATCACAAGGAGTCCTTACACTTAAATTAGAGGAAACTTTGAAAGGGTCCACACCGTCCTTTTTAGTTTGGTTGAGCCCTGCTACATTCGGTCCGTCTTCCGACGGGATCAAAATTTCCATCCAAGCACAGATCCAAAAATGTGATACCAAGGAAATCCTTTGGGAAGGAAATGCCTCTTCTTCTTACTTTATGGGAGGAGATGAAGAAGCCACACTTAGGACCAGTTACGAGAACAAATTCGGAAAATCGGTCGGTCCTAAGGTGTTTCCATATTATGATATTCTAAAGTCTCTATTGGACAAAATCGCAAGCCCTGTATTAAACGAAACAGAGCAAGACGAGAAGATAGAAGTAGAATCCGGCGCCTGA
- a CDS encoding MMPL family transporter, with the protein MRKFLSKATELVLTKPAASSAILFIFLVISGFLATRLSINSDNLQLLPSDNPSVVQTKRVIEMIGGSGFYTVALKFKDDKGMTEHLTKAFQAKRNGDPETQKKELELADEAKRKNVSYYKGREIALKKASDKLATEVLKDKELVRYVSYRYNVSFLQDRLPLFLKTEDLKEIRKRVKRKIDDEIEKANPFFIKLTNEEYNPDFTDIISKYQKLAKRDIFDEYNISPEKGMLIVLIKPTGSFVDIEFLEKIDTKVQGLVKTLGIEEDGIYAGYTGAYKLNQDDYETLLKALKPIGIASFLGIGLLLLLFFRNPLFIVILLFSLLSGLLMTFGLTGLVIGQLNSITSIIGSILMGLGIDYGIQFLYRFREEFTKKQDIVRAIKDTIYHTGIASFSSALTTTSAFVVLSFSEFRGFSEFGIIATYGIILISIAMYGVTALQIALLLKWFPSLSKAFLLNEEQQTPSGLLRKFYSRPGILSISVLILVLLFGVFAPKVQFDVNGRNLLVENLESVNLYDEIADRFDISSDPQAIVVKSLEESEAVFDYLNPVPESIAGSVDQVVSLWNFVPPYSQQLENRKVLDQLAKDMKPVKASFLKPEQRKYLPKAKLFLSIKPYDYTAVPDYFSSQFKEVAGSKSKGHLLFLYPKVALWHGGKLLEFFAAIGRLEVPKISRRTLNAILYSTGTQKESEIDPTKENYSPAENKILLNALNTYSKEKLLSIKILPGTVDTILEHRPYKDIAQARSYTFQTDTAGSLMLFAQLIMIVKREGVAAFFITLVLVIIVLILFYRAFLPALLSLIPLLLGLLVTVGLMAIIDLKLNFMNVLVFPVIIGYGIQNGIYIYYRFREDHDIVKAMAMVGPAVIASTLTTLVGWSALLLANQRGLHSIGKVATIGIAACLLIALTLLPAILELAYRSRKQEEDEAVPLGLGPEEDEGPETTVSKFVIEETSPIPKAKKAAKKKAAPKKKTGKKK; encoded by the coding sequence ATGAGAAAATTTCTTTCTAAAGCGACCGAGTTGGTATTAACCAAACCGGCCGCTTCTTCCGCAATCCTATTTATCTTCCTGGTTATTTCCGGTTTTTTAGCCACCAGACTTTCCATTAACAGCGATAATCTGCAGCTTCTTCCTTCGGATAACCCGTCCGTTGTCCAAACAAAACGTGTGATCGAAATGATCGGTGGAAGCGGATTTTACACTGTAGCTCTTAAATTCAAAGACGATAAGGGAATGACGGAACATCTTACTAAGGCATTCCAAGCCAAACGTAATGGTGATCCAGAAACCCAGAAAAAAGAATTAGAACTGGCAGACGAGGCAAAACGTAAGAATGTCTCTTATTATAAAGGCAGAGAGATCGCACTTAAAAAAGCTTCCGATAAACTTGCGACAGAAGTTCTAAAAGACAAAGAATTAGTTCGTTATGTTTCTTATAGATATAATGTATCCTTTTTACAGGACAGACTACCTTTATTCTTAAAAACGGAAGATCTAAAGGAGATCCGAAAAAGAGTAAAACGTAAGATAGACGACGAAATAGAAAAAGCAAATCCATTCTTCATCAAACTTACCAACGAAGAATATAATCCTGACTTCACCGATATCATCTCCAAATACCAGAAACTCGCTAAAAGAGATATATTCGACGAATATAATATTTCTCCCGAAAAAGGAATGTTGATCGTCCTCATCAAGCCTACCGGCTCCTTTGTGGACATCGAGTTCTTGGAAAAAATAGATACAAAAGTCCAAGGTTTAGTAAAAACTTTAGGGATAGAAGAAGACGGAATTTACGCCGGTTATACCGGAGCTTACAAACTCAACCAAGACGACTATGAGACCTTGTTGAAAGCGTTAAAACCTATCGGGATCGCTTCCTTCTTAGGAATAGGACTTCTACTTTTATTATTTTTCCGTAATCCACTTTTTATAGTGATCCTTCTGTTCTCCCTGCTCAGCGGATTACTCATGACATTCGGATTGACCGGTCTTGTCATAGGACAATTGAATAGTATCACTAGTATTATCGGCTCCATTCTGATGGGTCTAGGAATAGACTATGGGATCCAATTTTTATACAGGTTCAGAGAAGAATTTACTAAAAAACAAGATATAGTAAGAGCGATCAAAGATACTATCTATCATACGGGGATCGCATCTTTTAGTTCCGCGTTGACCACTACTTCCGCATTCGTAGTTCTTTCATTCTCCGAATTCAGAGGATTCAGCGAGTTCGGGATTATCGCAACTTACGGGATCATTCTGATCTCAATCGCAATGTATGGAGTTACAGCATTACAGATAGCCCTGCTTTTAAAGTGGTTCCCTTCCCTATCTAAAGCTTTCCTATTAAATGAGGAACAACAAACACCTTCCGGTTTATTAAGAAAATTTTATTCTAGGCCCGGGATCCTATCGATAAGTGTCTTAATTCTCGTTTTACTCTTTGGAGTTTTTGCCCCAAAAGTACAATTCGATGTGAACGGAAGAAACCTTTTAGTGGAAAATCTGGAATCCGTAAACTTATATGATGAGATAGCGGATCGTTTCGATATTTCCTCCGATCCTCAAGCAATCGTAGTAAAAAGTCTGGAAGAATCGGAAGCTGTATTCGATTACTTAAATCCTGTCCCTGAGTCGATTGCCGGTTCCGTGGACCAGGTGGTTTCTCTTTGGAATTTTGTTCCTCCTTATTCTCAACAATTAGAAAACCGTAAAGTTTTGGACCAACTTGCTAAAGATATGAAGCCTGTAAAAGCTTCCTTCTTAAAGCCTGAGCAGAGAAAATATTTGCCTAAGGCAAAGTTGTTCTTATCCATTAAACCTTACGATTACACTGCGGTTCCGGATTATTTTTCCTCTCAGTTCAAAGAAGTTGCAGGCTCCAAATCCAAAGGACATTTATTATTCCTATATCCTAAGGTAGCCTTATGGCATGGTGGAAAATTATTGGAATTTTTTGCCGCAATCGGCAGATTAGAAGTTCCTAAAATTTCCAGAAGGACCTTGAATGCGATCCTTTACTCCACTGGAACTCAAAAAGAATCCGAGATAGATCCAACCAAAGAGAATTATTCTCCTGCGGAAAATAAAATTCTATTAAACGCACTGAATACTTACTCTAAAGAAAAACTTCTCTCCATAAAGATCCTGCCGGGAACAGTAGATACCATCTTGGAGCATAGGCCTTATAAGGATATTGCCCAGGCAAGATCTTATACATTCCAAACGGATACGGCAGGAAGTTTGATGTTGTTTGCTCAGCTCATCATGATCGTAAAAAGAGAAGGAGTTGCCGCATTCTTTATCACCTTAGTGCTTGTGATCATAGTCCTGATACTATTCTATAGGGCATTCTTACCAGCGCTACTTTCCTTGATCCCTCTTCTACTCGGACTCTTGGTCACCGTGGGACTCATGGCGATCATAGATCTTAAATTAAATTTTATGAATGTTCTGGTATTTCCGGTCATCATAGGATACGGGATACAGAACGGCATCTATATCTATTATAGATTCAGAGAAGATCATGATATAGTAAAAGCAATGGCAATGGTCGGTCCTGCAGTGATCGCATCCACATTGACCACTTTGGTAGGATGGAGTGCACTACTTCTTGCGAATCAAAGAGGCCTACATTCCATCGGAAAAGTAGCAACAATCGGTATTGCCGCTTGTCTACTGATCGCTCTTACTCTACTTCCTGCAATTTTAGAATTAGCATATAGAAGCCGCAAACAGGAAGAAGACGAAGCAGTGCCGTTGGGTTTAGGACCGGAGGAGGACGAAGGTCCAGAAACAACAGTTTCCAAATTTGTAATAGAGGAAACTTCTCCTATTCCTAAGGCCAAAAAAGCCGCTAAGAAAAAGGCGGCTCCTAAAAAGAAAACCGGAAAGAAAAAATGA
- a CDS encoding ABC transporter substrate-binding protein — protein sequence MKLFQILLFCLLSSGFLYAQDPQTTNETQTTSPEISADEQTLSAVKKLIGFIRYKKNDKAIALIHVGKFSEKLIGDHKVSAAERKEFEEAISEYIINKAFPIALKYFDKIDITYDKPAVNGKQARIGSSILYKGSDQIKFAWILSESEGAWYISDFETEGKLATEINRTKNIEPSIKKNGIKGTISLIQKAAKN from the coding sequence GTGAAACTATTTCAAATTTTATTGTTTTGTTTACTTTCCTCGGGTTTTCTTTATGCCCAGGATCCCCAAACTACTAACGAAACCCAAACCACTTCTCCCGAAATTTCGGCAGACGAGCAGACGTTATCCGCCGTTAAAAAATTGATCGGCTTTATCCGTTATAAGAAGAATGACAAGGCCATAGCTTTGATCCATGTAGGAAAATTTTCCGAAAAACTCATCGGTGATCATAAAGTTTCCGCAGCGGAAAGAAAAGAATTCGAAGAAGCGATCTCCGAGTATATTATAAACAAAGCATTTCCGATCGCATTAAAATATTTTGATAAGATCGACATCACTTACGACAAACCTGCCGTAAACGGTAAACAAGCCAGGATCGGTTCTTCCATTCTTTATAAGGGTTCCGATCAGATCAAGTTTGCATGGATACTTTCCGAATCAGAAGGAGCTTGGTACATCAGCGATTTCGAGACAGAAGGTAAACTCGCTACAGAGATCAACCGCACTAAAAACATAGAGCCGTCTATTAAGAAAAACGGAATCAAGGGAACAATCTCCCTAATACAAAAAGCAGCTAAGAACTGA
- a CDS encoding TIGR04282 family arsenosugar biosynthesis glycosyltransferase — translation MKGPILNIFLKNPVPGKVKTRLAKDIGEEAALEVYQALVEKTRSACKDLDVPKVLWFDSYLPNPSDLGSWGHSPLLIRKQEGKDLGEKMRNAFLYCFQNGSGPAILIGSDCPELDLLHLKEAFQILDHKDVVLGPAKDGGYYLVGLKSDTPELFHGIEWSTETVFARSLEKLQWARKQVGLLPVLSDLDDVQDLEYFESNGIWDWKKNGS, via the coding sequence ATGAAAGGTCCAATCTTGAATATATTTCTGAAAAACCCAGTCCCGGGAAAAGTTAAGACACGTTTAGCCAAGGATATAGGAGAAGAAGCCGCACTGGAAGTATACCAAGCCTTGGTAGAAAAAACCAGATCCGCATGTAAAGACTTGGATGTTCCTAAGGTACTTTGGTTCGATTCTTATCTTCCAAATCCTTCCGATCTAGGAAGCTGGGGACATTCTCCATTGCTTATTCGTAAACAAGAAGGAAAGGATCTAGGGGAGAAGATGAGGAATGCTTTCTTGTATTGTTTTCAAAATGGTTCCGGTCCGGCAATATTGATCGGAAGTGATTGCCCTGAGCTGGACCTATTACATCTAAAGGAAGCGTTTCAGATCTTAGATCATAAGGATGTGGTTTTAGGACCTGCGAAAGACGGCGGTTATTATTTAGTAGGACTAAAGTCGGATACTCCCGAACTTTTTCATGGAATAGAATGGAGCACCGAAACCGTTTTTGCCAGAAGTTTGGAAAAACTACAATGGGCCAGAAAACAAGTGGGACTTCTTCCGGTATTATCCGATCTGGACGATGTCCAAGATTTGGAATATTTCGAATCTAATGGGATTTGGGACTGGAAAAAGAACGGCTCCTGA
- a CDS encoding LIC_12337 family protein, whose product MKHLNRRSILPKVVLALLVFFGITAGVQFNTGSKKEKNQFPLTLKFNLLQPLHANADEWGFVRQSATWARGNSLFMDDIIAGIQSNALLVLLASGNTITATNLRLGDGGGIFDVRLTLANSGNEFQPSSSVYTSTKIFSNYLELKVANTTDVALQFYWDDNPRLAGGDGALLIYNLARIAPSEWTAQATIESYVYMPDAVNDSTYSSLYPNQGLVQTYSWAGPLGTDSELGLHAQRGRVILEEMDNQTVFCFKTVVRLDKDANLFPTIPAFSSKALCQPGNTNDEYYKLAYSQKLTGNLNVTAKSGWEEGAVTYPATPATDTICGLTAINYGLFDMNGFVRDRVDSSAIPSDYVPATRVDGLYGRIGSTGKSGSGDGHSVKWDDTSKSTIDALDTVVNFKASEENVGSVIPVN is encoded by the coding sequence GTGAAACATCTAAATCGTCGTTCTATACTTCCTAAAGTCGTTCTGGCTTTATTGGTTTTTTTCGGGATCACTGCGGGTGTTCAATTTAATACAGGATCCAAAAAGGAAAAGAATCAATTTCCATTAACATTAAAGTTTAACTTACTTCAACCTTTGCATGCAAATGCAGATGAGTGGGGTTTTGTTCGTCAATCCGCAACATGGGCAAGAGGGAATTCCCTTTTTATGGATGATATCATTGCGGGTATCCAATCCAATGCTCTATTAGTTCTATTAGCGTCCGGTAATACGATAACTGCTACCAATCTCAGACTCGGAGATGGTGGAGGGATTTTTGATGTTCGTTTAACTTTAGCTAATAGCGGAAATGAGTTTCAACCCAGTTCTTCGGTATATACCTCAACAAAAATTTTTTCAAACTATCTTGAGTTAAAAGTGGCAAACACTACAGATGTTGCTCTTCAGTTTTATTGGGATGATAATCCGAGACTTGCAGGAGGAGATGGAGCTTTATTAATTTATAATTTAGCTCGAATTGCTCCATCGGAATGGACCGCGCAAGCAACGATTGAAAGTTATGTTTATATGCCGGATGCGGTTAACGATAGCACTTATAGTAGTCTCTATCCAAACCAAGGTTTGGTCCAAACTTATTCTTGGGCAGGGCCTCTTGGAACTGACTCTGAACTTGGTCTACATGCTCAGAGAGGAAGGGTAATTTTGGAAGAGATGGATAACCAAACGGTCTTCTGCTTTAAAACCGTAGTTCGTTTAGATAAAGATGCAAATTTATTTCCTACGATACCTGCCTTTTCAAGTAAGGCATTATGTCAGCCGGGAAATACTAATGACGAATATTATAAGTTAGCTTATAGCCAGAAGTTAACTGGTAATTTGAATGTAACTGCAAAATCAGGCTGGGAAGAAGGTGCAGTTACATACCCCGCGACTCCTGCGACAGATACGATTTGCGGCCTAACGGCAATAAATTATGGTTTGTTCGATATGAATGGCTTTGTTCGCGATAGGGTTGATAGCTCTGCAATTCCTAGTGATTACGTACCCGCCACTCGAGTGGATGGGCTTTACGGAAGAATTGGTTCTACGGGAAAAAGTGGTAGTGGAGATGGACATAGCGTAAAATGGGACGATACAAGTAAATCCACAATTGATGCATTAGATACTGTAGTAAATTTTAAGGCATCGGAAGAGAATGTTGGATCAGTAATCCCGGTAAATTAA
- a CDS encoding SRPBCC family protein: MKQGSDIKFVYTIYIAASPEKVWEALTGSEYSQKYWFGSKIEGDWKVGGGFKFLDPNGELLVIGKILKCEKPHILSYTWELPPTFKSIPPELKARLDKSKEPTRVTYSLKQMKDLTRLTLLHEDLLPEDFIENPDTFVGLNNGWPAIFSSLKSLLETGKALQF; the protein is encoded by the coding sequence ATGAAACAAGGATCGGACATCAAATTCGTTTATACAATATACATTGCCGCCAGTCCGGAAAAAGTTTGGGAGGCTCTGACCGGTTCAGAATATTCACAAAAATATTGGTTCGGAAGTAAGATAGAAGGGGATTGGAAGGTAGGAGGAGGGTTTAAGTTCCTAGATCCGAATGGAGAACTTTTGGTGATAGGTAAAATCCTGAAATGCGAAAAACCGCATATACTTTCTTATACCTGGGAGCTTCCTCCTACATTCAAATCCATTCCGCCTGAATTGAAAGCTAGACTGGATAAATCCAAAGAGCCGACTCGAGTGACTTATTCTTTAAAACAAATGAAAGATCTTACAAGGCTTACACTTCTTCATGAAGATCTTTTGCCTGAGGATTTTATAGAAAATCCGGATACTTTTGTGGGATTGAATAACGGTTGGCCTGCAATTTTTTCCTCACTCAAAAGTTTACTTGAGACGGGAAAGGCTTTGCAGTTCTAA
- a CDS encoding sterol desaturase family protein has product MEKINLITIAIPFFFLLIGLELAFSWYHKRKLYRLNDSINDLSAGIASQIFGIIFKTITFFAYLWVYENWKIFNLPSWPSEPVSWMPSSEVLGLSASTWAWIIVIGVWVSCFVMYDLAYYWLHRLSHEVNFLWAGHVVHHQSEEYNLTVALRQASFHGLFTWIFYIPLAIIGFSPIVMVLNGQLNLIYQFWIHTKAIDKFPKWFEAVFNTPSHHRVHHGINPKYIDRNHGGTLIVFDRWFGTFQAEEETPVYGTVKPLRSFNPLWANVHYWVEMWEQAKQSPRWSDKIKAFLAMPGWRPKELGGQYPIPEVDEKTFKKYDVSLSKSLTTYAVTWFVLTLVGTFSMLVKIHSIPTGLLYLIFFFSIFSLTTVGGILDLKRWTLYLEPIRIALLVGTTFVLGVSTGTAFITAGFGALSLAWFLSQRHLFAEWKDIDPVKEIRSKAA; this is encoded by the coding sequence ATGGAAAAAATAAATCTTATCACAATCGCAATTCCGTTCTTCTTCTTGCTGATCGGGTTAGAACTCGCATTCTCCTGGTATCATAAAAGAAAACTTTATCGTCTGAACGATTCCATCAACGATCTAAGTGCTGGGATCGCTAGTCAGATTTTCGGGATCATTTTTAAGACGATCACATTCTTCGCATATCTTTGGGTATATGAGAATTGGAAAATATTCAATCTTCCTTCTTGGCCGAGTGAACCAGTTTCTTGGATGCCTTCTTCCGAAGTATTAGGACTTTCCGCTTCTACCTGGGCTTGGATAATTGTTATAGGAGTTTGGGTCAGCTGCTTTGTCATGTATGATCTAGCTTATTATTGGCTGCATAGATTGAGTCATGAAGTGAATTTTCTTTGGGCAGGACATGTGGTCCATCATCAAAGTGAAGAATATAATCTCACTGTTGCATTACGCCAGGCAAGTTTTCACGGACTATTTACTTGGATCTTCTATATTCCTTTGGCGATCATAGGATTTTCTCCTATCGTGATGGTCCTAAACGGACAATTAAATTTGATCTATCAATTCTGGATCCATACAAAAGCGATCGATAAATTCCCAAAATGGTTCGAGGCAGTATTCAATACACCTTCCCACCATAGAGTTCATCACGGTATCAATCCTAAATATATAGATAGAAACCACGGAGGAACATTGATCGTTTTTGACAGATGGTTCGGAACCTTCCAAGCGGAAGAAGAAACTCCTGTTTACGGAACAGTCAAACCTCTTCGCAGCTTCAATCCATTATGGGCAAACGTTCATTATTGGGTGGAAATGTGGGAGCAGGCAAAACAAAGCCCTCGTTGGTCGGATAAGATCAAAGCGTTCTTAGCAATGCCAGGATGGAGACCCAAGGAATTAGGAGGACAATATCCTATCCCTGAAGTGGATGAAAAAACATTCAAAAAATATGATGTATCTCTCTCCAAGAGTTTAACAACATATGCAGTGACTTGGTTTGTCCTTACACTGGTCGGAACATTCTCAATGCTCGTAAAAATACATTCGATCCCGACAGGATTATTGTATCTGATCTTCTTCTTTAGTATATTCTCCTTAACGACCGTAGGAGGGATCTTAGATTTGAAACGTTGGACCTTATATCTGGAACCGATCCGTATCGCACTTTTGGTAGGGACTACTTTTGTTTTAGGGGTTTCTACCGGGACTGCATTTATCACAGCAGGATTCGGAGCACTTTCACTCGCATGGTTTTTGTCTCAGAGACATTTATTTGCGGAATGGAAGGATATTGATCCGGTAAAAGAGATCCGCAGCAAAGCCGCTTAA
- a CDS encoding saccharopine dehydrogenase family protein, whose translation MAVSKWMIYGANGYTGELIARRAVSRGLKPVLAGRSRSKIEELANELRLEYKIFDLNNPNEVGTNIQGFQLVLHCAGPFIQTSVPMAKVCISKKVHYLDITGEIPVYESLQSLGEEAEKAGVLLLPGVGFDIVPTDCLAASLKESLSKPKFLELAFVGLSEVSPGTMKSALAQLPYGSKIRKDGQMVGVPHLSRSREVIAGGKTYKVYGIPWGDVFTAYISTGIPNIDVYTDIPSGQVNALRYFKPIISLLKIPFVLKGVQALVGKTIKGPGERTRTLVKTTVWGEVRSEEGKRSTKVLECKEGYEFTVESSLAAVSKVLSGKGGKGFKTPSLAFGSEFVLEIPGSKWKDIPN comes from the coding sequence ATGGCTGTTTCAAAATGGATGATTTATGGAGCGAATGGTTACACGGGAGAACTCATCGCAAGAAGAGCGGTGTCTCGGGGTTTAAAACCTGTGCTCGCAGGAAGAAGCCGGAGCAAAATAGAAGAACTCGCAAATGAACTGCGTTTAGAATATAAAATTTTCGACTTAAACAACCCGAACGAGGTCGGCACGAATATCCAAGGATTCCAACTTGTGCTTCACTGCGCAGGGCCCTTCATCCAAACTTCTGTTCCGATGGCAAAGGTATGTATTTCTAAAAAGGTTCATTATCTGGATATCACAGGAGAAATCCCGGTGTATGAATCTTTACAATCTTTAGGAGAAGAAGCGGAGAAAGCGGGGGTTCTTCTTTTGCCCGGGGTCGGTTTTGATATCGTTCCTACGGATTGTTTAGCTGCTTCTTTGAAAGAATCTCTTTCTAAGCCTAAGTTTTTGGAACTTGCGTTTGTTGGATTGAGTGAAGTCTCTCCGGGTACGATGAAAAGTGCTCTCGCTCAATTGCCTTACGGTTCCAAGATCAGAAAGGACGGACAGATGGTTGGGGTTCCTCATCTGAGTAGATCAAGAGAAGTCATCGCGGGTGGGAAAACCTATAAGGTGTATGGAATTCCTTGGGGAGATGTTTTTACCGCTTATATTTCTACAGGTATTCCAAATATAGATGTGTATACTGATATTCCTTCCGGACAAGTGAATGCGTTACGCTATTTTAAGCCGATCATTTCTTTATTAAAAATTCCTTTTGTATTAAAAGGAGTCCAGGCGCTGGTGGGAAAAACGATCAAAGGTCCTGGAGAAAGAACAAGGACCCTGGTCAAAACGACTGTATGGGGAGAAGTTCGATCGGAAGAAGGAAAAAGATCCACCAAAGTTTTAGAATGTAAAGAAGGTTACGAATTCACTGTCGAATCTTCTCTCGCTGCAGTTTCTAAGGTACTTTCCGGAAAAGGCGGAAAAGGATTTAAGACCCCGAGTCTTGCATTCGGTTCAGAATTCGTTTTAGAAATTCCGGGATCTAAATGGAAAGATATTCCAAATTGA
- a CDS encoding SGNH/GDSL hydrolase family protein has translation MKRSIYSFLIIIILYFIGSIIYTIISAYKVPENNLDSFLKSEDRTPKRFVVFLGDSITHGTVSHNYVQSLSEEPNLKKFTFVNEGINSRLTYQILEKLDDTIRLAPEHIFILIGTNDAKASLNEEEYEGYHSLWNLPEVPTISTYEKNLRKIVSLLKAETNAKIHLISIPVLGESLDSTPLKQSITYSNIIRNIAKESNSYYIPLNETLVADLKNRPNRTGNTYSRNIMKMYWIIFKHFGLFQSWDKISDQSDLIFMTDGIHMNSRAGKILEDMIQKDLKE, from the coding sequence ATGAAACGATCTATTTATTCTTTTCTGATCATCATCATTCTCTATTTTATCGGTTCGATAATTTATACGATCATCTCCGCATACAAGGTCCCTGAGAATAATTTGGATTCGTTCTTAAAATCGGAAGATAGGACTCCCAAAAGGTTCGTAGTCTTTTTAGGAGATAGTATAACCCACGGGACAGTAAGCCATAATTACGTTCAAAGTTTATCCGAAGAGCCTAATCTTAAAAAATTCACTTTCGTGAACGAAGGGATCAATAGCCGCCTAACGTACCAAATATTGGAAAAATTAGACGATACGATCCGGCTGGCTCCGGAACATATTTTTATTTTGATCGGCACAAACGATGCGAAAGCTTCTTTAAATGAAGAAGAATACGAAGGATATCATTCTCTCTGGAATCTTCCGGAAGTTCCAACTATCTCTACTTATGAAAAAAATCTGAGAAAGATAGTATCTCTCTTAAAGGCGGAGACAAATGCCAAAATCCATTTGATCTCGATCCCCGTATTAGGAGAATCCTTAGACAGCACTCCTCTGAAACAATCCATCACTTATTCCAATATCATACGAAATATCGCGAAAGAATCCAATTCCTATTATATTCCTCTGAATGAGACCTTAGTCGCAGATCTAAAGAACAGACCTAATCGAACCGGAAATACGTATTCCCGCAATATTATGAAAATGTATTGGATCATATTCAAACATTTCGGTCTATTTCAATCTTGGGATAAAATTTCAGATCAGTCCGATCTTATTTTTATGACGGATGGAATTCATATGAATTCGAGGGCAGGAAAAATTTTGGAAGATATGATCCAAAAGGATCTAAAAGAATAA